Part of the Deltaproteobacteria bacterium genome, CCAGGGGAGTCGATTCTTGCGCGCACCGGGGCGCTCTCGCAGCGGGCGGAAGAACCATTGGGGTGTTAGGTTGCGGGGTGGACATTATTTATCCGCCTGAAAACCGTGATTTGTTCGAAAGGGTAGCTGCTCAGGGAGCAGTTATCTCCGAGTTTCCCCTGGGAACACCACCCGATAGCGACCATTTTCCTATCCGTAACCGGGTCATCAGCGGGCTGTCTCTGGGAGTGGCCGTAGTAGAGGCCACGCTGCGCAGCGGCTCTTTGATCACGGCCCGCTTCGCCCTGGATCAGGGGCGGGATGTTTATGCGGTTCCCGGAAACGTGGACTCCGCCCGGAGTGAGGGGACAAACCGGTTAATCAAAGAAGGGGCTAAGTTGGTCAGCCGGGCCGAAGACATTCTGGAAGAAATCTATCATATACCCCGACCCGCGATTCCCGAGACGCCCCCGCAGCCGAAACTCTCGGAAGAAGAGTCCAGAGTCTATTTGACCCTGGAACAGGGGGCCCTGCATATCGACCAGATCACCGCTCGTACGGCACTCTCCAGCGGCAAAATTTCAGCGGTCCTCCTGGCACTCGAACTTGCCGGGCACGTCAAACAGCTCCCCGGGATGCGCTTCGCCAAAGTCTAATATCGCCACGGAGGACCCAGAGAATGCTATAATAAAAAAATTCGGAGTTTGGAGCTATAAGCTATGAACTTTTTCCTGTATTTGAAACTCTATGCTCTCTGTACTACTAACATGCAAAATCTCGAAATTTTGTTAAGCAAATTCGAAGATCTCCCCCTCACCCTGCCCTCTCCCCCCGTTGGGGGGAGAGGCTGAAGGTGAGGGGGGCCGAGGGATTTTGGTTGCGGCTATGCCGCGCTGTGACCTCTGTGGCAAAT contains:
- the dprA gene encoding DNA-processing protein DprA, which codes for MQDLYHWVGLTMAPGVGSVLFKRLTQAFGSPEGVFRASPKDLKQVEGIGAKVVASLKRFDWRQTVEKELRLSEKNGAKLVTWEDEEYPVNLKQIYDPPPLLYVLGSLIPQDPIAVAVVGSRHPTTYGQLATERISMGLSRKGVTVVSGLARGVDSCAHRGALAAGGRTIGVLGCGVDIIYPPENRDLFERVAAQGAVISEFPLGTPPDSDHFPIRNRVISGLSLGVAVVEATLRSGSLITARFALDQGRDVYAVPGNVDSARSEGTNRLIKEGAKLVSRAEDILEEIYHIPRPAIPETPPQPKLSEEESRVYLTLEQGALHIDQITARTALSSGKISAVLLALELAGHVKQLPGMRFAKV